From one Prochlorococcus marinus str. MIT 0912 genomic stretch:
- the tsf gene encoding translation elongation factor Ts, which produces MAEITAKIVKQLRDKTSAGMMDCKKALIENKGDMEKSIEWLRQKGIASAEKKSGRVAAEGAVGSYIHTGSRVGVLLELNCETDFVARGDLFQGLLRDLSMQVAACPSVEYVSVDQIPESIANKEKEIEMGRDDLSGKPDQIKAKIVEGRIGKRLKEMALLEQPFIKDSSINVEELVKQVAGKIGENVKVRRFTRYTLGEGIEVQGSDFAEEVASMTSS; this is translated from the coding sequence ATGGCGGAAATAACAGCTAAAATCGTTAAGCAACTGCGAGACAAGACATCCGCAGGAATGATGGATTGCAAAAAAGCCCTTATCGAAAATAAGGGAGATATGGAAAAGTCTATTGAATGGTTAAGACAAAAAGGTATTGCCAGCGCTGAAAAGAAATCAGGAAGAGTTGCTGCTGAGGGCGCTGTAGGTAGTTACATCCATACAGGTTCTCGTGTAGGTGTACTTCTTGAATTGAATTGCGAGACTGATTTTGTTGCTAGAGGAGATTTATTCCAAGGCCTTTTGAGAGACTTATCTATGCAAGTAGCCGCTTGCCCAAGTGTCGAGTATGTAAGCGTTGACCAAATCCCAGAATCAATTGCGAACAAGGAGAAAGAAATAGAGATGGGAAGAGATGATCTATCCGGTAAGCCTGATCAAATAAAAGCTAAAATTGTTGAAGGAAGAATAGGTAAGAGATTAAAAGAAATGGCTCTCTTAGAACAACCATTTATAAAGGATAGTTCAATAAACGTTGAAGAGTTGGTAAAACAAGTCGCCGGTAAAATAGGAGAAAATGTAAAGGTTCGTAGGTTTACGAGATATACTCTCGGAGAGGGGATTGAGGTTCAAGGATCTGACTTTGCAGAAGAGGTCGCATCTATGACTTCAAGTTGA
- a CDS encoding adenylate cyclase, whose translation MSEKNYSIESDFDPLDQISLLKQKCNNISPYLYRANSFYLDELRNFLPQTIKTSLFSLITERLGDDFGFSTVSSRKTFQLKIDKLVSDNMSLITIEHLNELAKKIDEENIQQLNNVKDEMSNALHMKNDSEKSESFSNANSVNISFMPPLDNLSITEGWTGELKAPYSIDVKEPYLKSKISESDDIIKDITNEFDSLKDDVKSSDTFNLKSKDIEILQSIFALTDESISSDLDSKTEDSSHEPSSYEDVKNNRFLPQSPIGLYEWMISIDTALVRRLRDLSHSINTELLKSGLVNTLVPINILDAALSGQLISSKSISNILTFKLPTNNPLASGGLEIDCLLITPSDMEFDNPRLRKIRTNIKHYQNVLLGMIKQQRYWQGRSIAEEVKKEWWKDTTKI comes from the coding sequence TTGTCTGAAAAAAACTATTCAATTGAATCTGATTTTGATCCTTTAGATCAAATAAGTTTACTTAAACAAAAATGTAATAATATATCTCCTTATTTATATAGGGCAAATTCTTTTTATCTAGATGAACTAAGAAACTTCCTACCTCAAACTATAAAAACTTCATTATTCTCGCTCATCACAGAAAGGCTTGGAGATGATTTTGGCTTTTCAACAGTCAGCTCTAGAAAAACATTTCAGTTGAAAATAGATAAATTAGTTTCAGATAATATGTCACTAATAACAATTGAACATTTAAATGAACTGGCTAAGAAAATTGATGAAGAAAATATTCAACAATTAAATAATGTAAAAGATGAAATGTCAAATGCACTACATATGAAAAATGATTCTGAAAAATCAGAATCATTTAGTAATGCTAATTCAGTTAATATAAGTTTCATGCCGCCTTTGGATAATTTATCAATTACTGAAGGATGGACTGGAGAGTTAAAAGCTCCATATTCAATAGATGTTAAAGAACCTTATCTGAAAAGTAAAATATCAGAAAGTGACGATATAATTAAGGATATAACTAATGAATTTGATTCATTAAAAGATGATGTTAAGAGTTCCGATACTTTTAATTTGAAAAGTAAAGATATTGAGATTTTACAGTCTATATTTGCATTGACAGATGAATCTATTTCAAGTGACTTAGATTCCAAAACAGAAGACTCATCTCATGAGCCTAGCTCTTATGAGGATGTAAAAAACAATCGATTTTTACCACAATCACCAATTGGATTATATGAGTGGATGATTTCTATCGATACAGCTTTGGTAAGAAGATTGCGTGATCTTTCGCATTCTATTAATACTGAGCTTTTAAAATCTGGCTTGGTAAATACACTTGTTCCAATTAATATTTTAGATGCTGCTTTATCAGGTCAATTAATATCCTCTAAGTCTATATCCAATATTCTAACTTTTAAATTACCAACGAATAATCCATTAGCCTCTGGAGGGTTAGAGATTGATTGCTTGCTAATCACTCCTTCTGATATGGAATTTGATAATCCCAGACTAAGAAAAATTAGAACTAATATTAAACATTATCAAAACGTACTATTGGGTATGATCAAACAACAACGTTACTGGCAAGGTCGCTCAATAGCGGAAGAGGTTAAAAAAGAATGGTGGAAGGATACAACAAAAATATAA
- the recG gene encoding ATP-dependent DNA helicase RecG, which produces MVEGYNKNISNTDSKSTPYSQRSELIAWIRSLQQALTVEVDHGFTDIKGRTNKFSYFVSGYLLRGPSTLFQESDFSKLKDLAIRYEEYSTMSTDDRRRLIVQTRQTLHDLYKYDEGVEKTESKKLKIRRAHDSIIYQRSSLTNILSLGSSISAIKGVGPKQAERLSVLGLILIRDLINYFPRDYVDYTSLKTIDKTQAGQNVTIVAKVRRCSSFKSPKNPNLSILELFIKDRTGGMKVTKFFAGRRRSSIAYVKSQQSLYAVGATVAVSGLVKESKYGKSLNDPLIEIIDSPNSFLKSRTIGQIFPVYSLTEGITADKFRDLIQSILHLTSEINDPLPQGTLKRLDLPTKKEAFFHIHNPEDSKTLARAKRRIVFDEFLLLQLSLLLRRDLHKKSDSPKLSIEPSIDSLVGKFLSTLPFSLTDAQKRVLKEIKSDIVKAEPMSRLLQGDVGSGKTVIAISALLTAVQSGWQGAFMAPTEVLATQHYQTLSKWIPQIELNVDLLTGSTPKSRRKQILTDLANGSTKILVGTHALFEDPVVFERLGLVVVDEQHRFGVKQRNKLLNKGLQPHLLTMTATPIPRTLALTLHGDLDVSQLDELPPGRTPINTQLISPKEKTYAYDLIRSEINKGHQIYVVLPLIEESEKLELSAAIDVHHHLSTEIFSDFTVELLHGKMKSVEKQEVIKNFLNKKSDILVSTTVIEVGVDVPNASVMLIEDSDRFGLAQLHQLRGRVGRGASKSYCLLSHQNKNKLSRQRLEVLVNSNDGFEISEIDLRFRGPGQVLGTKQSGLPDFALASLADDADLLELARNEARNILDSDPMLTNNSKLRLLIKEQWEKFKIGNKLN; this is translated from the coding sequence ATGGTGGAAGGATACAACAAAAATATAAGCAACACTGATTCAAAATCTACTCCTTATAGCCAACGAAGTGAACTAATAGCTTGGATTCGATCTTTACAACAAGCTTTAACAGTTGAGGTCGATCACGGGTTTACTGATATTAAAGGGAGAACAAACAAATTTTCTTATTTTGTAAGTGGATATTTATTACGCGGTCCTTCCACACTTTTTCAAGAGTCTGATTTTTCTAAATTAAAGGATTTGGCTATCCGTTATGAGGAATATTCAACTATGTCTACAGACGATAGACGTAGACTAATAGTTCAGACGAGGCAGACTCTTCATGATCTATACAAATATGACGAAGGTGTAGAGAAAACAGAGTCAAAAAAATTAAAGATAAGAAGAGCACATGATTCTATTATTTATCAAAGAAGTTCTTTGACAAATATATTAAGTTTAGGAAGCTCTATTTCCGCTATTAAAGGGGTGGGCCCAAAACAAGCAGAGAGATTGTCTGTATTGGGTCTTATATTAATTCGTGATCTCATAAATTATTTCCCACGTGATTATGTTGATTACACTTCATTGAAAACAATAGATAAAACTCAAGCAGGTCAGAATGTGACAATCGTCGCAAAAGTGAGACGATGCAGTTCTTTTAAAAGCCCTAAAAACCCAAATCTTTCAATTCTGGAGTTATTTATAAAAGATAGAACAGGAGGAATGAAAGTTACTAAATTTTTTGCAGGTCGTCGTCGTAGCAGTATTGCCTATGTAAAATCTCAACAAAGTTTGTATGCTGTTGGTGCAACTGTTGCTGTAAGCGGGTTAGTTAAGGAAAGTAAATATGGAAAATCATTAAATGATCCATTAATAGAAATTATTGATAGTCCCAATAGTTTTTTAAAGTCTAGAACTATTGGTCAAATTTTCCCGGTTTATTCTTTAACCGAAGGTATTACTGCGGATAAATTCAGAGATCTAATACAATCGATTCTCCATTTGACGTCTGAGATAAATGATCCACTCCCTCAAGGCACCTTAAAAAGACTAGATCTACCTACTAAGAAGGAAGCTTTTTTTCATATTCATAATCCTGAGGATTCAAAAACTTTGGCTAGAGCAAAAAGAAGAATTGTATTCGATGAATTCTTACTATTGCAACTTAGTCTTCTTTTAAGACGCGATTTACATAAGAAAAGTGATTCCCCTAAATTAAGTATCGAGCCAAGTATTGATAGCCTAGTTGGAAAATTCTTAAGCACTCTTCCTTTCTCTCTAACAGATGCTCAAAAAAGAGTTTTAAAGGAAATTAAATCAGACATAGTCAAAGCTGAACCAATGTCTAGATTATTACAAGGTGATGTTGGTAGCGGAAAAACTGTTATTGCTATTTCAGCACTCCTCACTGCAGTTCAATCAGGATGGCAGGGTGCTTTTATGGCCCCAACTGAGGTCCTTGCTACACAACATTATCAAACACTCAGTAAATGGATTCCACAGATTGAGTTGAATGTAGATCTGTTAACTGGTTCTACACCCAAGTCTCGTCGTAAACAAATTCTAACTGATTTAGCAAATGGCTCTACAAAAATTCTTGTGGGAACTCATGCATTATTTGAAGATCCAGTTGTCTTTGAGCGACTTGGACTTGTAGTTGTAGATGAGCAACATCGTTTTGGGGTTAAGCAGAGGAACAAGCTTTTGAACAAAGGATTACAACCCCACTTGCTAACGATGACTGCTACACCCATACCTAGAACCTTGGCGCTTACTTTGCATGGTGATCTAGATGTTAGTCAATTAGATGAGCTTCCACCTGGCCGAACTCCTATCAATACTCAGCTGATATCACCAAAAGAAAAAACTTATGCATATGATTTAATCAGAAGTGAAATTAATAAAGGACATCAAATTTATGTTGTTCTACCTTTAATTGAAGAATCCGAGAAACTTGAACTTAGTGCAGCTATTGACGTACATCATCATTTGTCTACTGAAATTTTTTCAGATTTTACTGTTGAATTACTTCATGGCAAAATGAAGAGCGTAGAAAAACAAGAAGTTATTAAGAATTTTCTCAATAAAAAAAGCGATATACTTGTCTCTACCACAGTTATAGAAGTTGGTGTAGATGTTCCAAATGCCAGTGTGATGCTAATAGAGGATTCTGATCGTTTTGGTCTTGCTCAATTGCATCAATTAAGGGGACGAGTGGGAAGGGGAGCCTCCAAGTCTTACTGTCTCCTAAGTCATCAGAATAAAAATAAATTATCTCGACAAAGATTGGAAGTCTTGGTGAATTCTAATGATGGTTTTGAAATTTCTGAAATTGATTTGCGTTTTCGTGGACCTGGACAAGTTTTAGGTACAAAACAATCAGGCTTACCTGATTTTGCTCTGGCATCACTAGCTGATGATGCTGACCTACTTGAACTTGCAAGGAATGAGGCTCGAAATATTTTAGATTCCGATCCTATGCTTACAAATAACTCAAAGCTTCGTTTGCTCATAAAAGAACAGTGGGAGAAATTTAAAATTGGTAATAAATTAAATTAA
- a CDS encoding M15 family metallopeptidase, producing MKLRPWNNIKINECNEPLISIPETIFRLKPHPYMSLGAPYSNGADPWVLRRSVLKRLIQAQQYLSEINPQLQLALFDAWRPIAVQKFMFNHTIKENCRLKGIEINDPSANRDITDVIEEVGRFWAKPSSNPLTPPPHSTGSAIDLTLADMSGNPLDLGGEIDFIGAESTPDFYKKDYSMTPSSKYQVFQKRRSLLYSAMSQAGFVQHPNEWWHFSYGDQLWSWLSKKGNPIYGAALEVSKDITLLDPSLVT from the coding sequence ATGAAGTTGAGACCTTGGAACAATATAAAAATAAATGAATGTAATGAGCCTTTGATTTCAATTCCAGAAACCATATTTCGATTAAAACCACATCCTTATATGTCGTTAGGTGCTCCATATTCTAATGGAGCAGATCCATGGGTTTTACGCAGGAGTGTTTTGAAAAGATTAATTCAAGCGCAGCAATATCTTTCCGAGATTAATCCTCAATTACAGTTGGCTTTGTTTGATGCCTGGAGACCAATAGCTGTCCAAAAATTCATGTTTAATCACACTATCAAGGAAAATTGTAGATTGAAGGGGATTGAGATAAATGATCCCTCTGCTAATAGAGACATTACTGATGTAATTGAAGAGGTTGGTCGTTTCTGGGCAAAACCATCATCTAATCCTCTTACGCCTCCTCCTCACAGCACAGGTTCAGCTATTGATTTGACTCTTGCCGATATGAGTGGTAATCCATTAGATCTTGGCGGAGAAATTGATTTTATTGGCGCTGAATCAACTCCTGATTTTTATAAGAAAGACTATTCCATGACGCCTAGCTCAAAATATCAAGTTTTTCAAAAAAGAAGATCCCTTTTATATTCAGCAATGTCACAGGCTGGATTTGTTCAACACCCAAACGAATGGTGGCATTTTAGCTATGGAGATCAATTATGGTCTTGGTTAAGTAAGAAAGGTAATCCTATTTATGGAGCAGCACTTGAGGTAAGTAAGGACATTACACTTTTAGATCCAAGTTTAGTTACATGA
- a CDS encoding NADPH-dependent assimilatory sulfite reductase hemoprotein subunit yields MNFEENESKNSLEKEETVPSPCIANNSPRAKFEQFKADSNYLSQPLQSELINDSDHFTNDAVQLLKFHGSYQQDDREHRKRGGTGKDWQMMLRLRNPAGLVPGPLFIALDDLSDRLGNKTLRATTRQCFQMHGIKKDNIKEVIGTIVKSMGSTLAACGDVNRNVMAPAAPYEKGSYPAARKLANDIADVLSPQKAEKTYIDLWVDGEMKYAIKPSPEVKKSRKLQRNHGVFSGDKNEPLYGATYLPRKFKCATTVPGDNSVDILTHDIGLVTFTNAKGVLEGCNVYVGGGMGRTHNLDTTFARVADPIGFVEGKYILELVQSILALQRDYGDRKTRRHSRLKYVLHDMGVDWFKKQLTTKYFTKRIDTLKHEGDTILEDYLGWHRQSDKLWFVGLPVLSGRLTGKVKKGLRNIVEKYALDVRLTPNQDLLLCNIGNYQKASVKNALIKIGFNEPGSPDPLARHAMACPALPLCGLAMTEAERFLPELLERINNQLKILEINKSILIRVTGCPNGCARPYMAELALVGSGLNQYQLWLGGSTDLQRLATPYLQKMSINELEKTLEPLFLSWKNTGGSSSLGDHVTKLGSKSVMSLLTSSAAP; encoded by the coding sequence ATGAATTTTGAAGAAAATGAAAGTAAAAATTCCTTAGAAAAAGAAGAGACTGTTCCTTCACCTTGCATCGCTAACAATTCCCCTCGAGCGAAATTTGAACAATTTAAAGCCGATAGTAATTACTTAAGTCAGCCTCTTCAAAGTGAATTGATAAACGACAGCGATCACTTTACAAACGATGCAGTACAACTACTAAAATTTCATGGTAGTTATCAACAAGATGATCGGGAACATAGAAAAAGAGGTGGCACAGGTAAAGATTGGCAAATGATGCTGAGGCTAAGAAATCCAGCTGGTTTAGTCCCAGGCCCCCTTTTTATAGCATTAGATGATCTATCTGATCGACTAGGCAATAAAACGCTTAGAGCGACCACACGTCAATGTTTCCAAATGCATGGCATAAAAAAAGACAATATTAAAGAAGTAATAGGAACAATCGTCAAGTCGATGGGATCTACCCTAGCGGCTTGTGGAGACGTCAATAGAAATGTAATGGCTCCAGCGGCCCCTTACGAAAAAGGATCTTATCCCGCTGCGAGAAAATTAGCTAATGATATTGCCGATGTTTTATCACCCCAAAAAGCAGAGAAAACATACATTGATTTATGGGTTGATGGCGAGATGAAATATGCTATTAAGCCATCGCCTGAAGTAAAAAAAAGCAGAAAGCTGCAACGAAATCATGGTGTATTTAGTGGGGACAAAAACGAACCTTTGTATGGTGCAACCTACTTGCCAAGAAAATTCAAATGCGCAACTACAGTACCAGGAGATAACTCTGTAGATATCCTTACTCATGACATAGGTCTAGTGACTTTCACGAATGCAAAAGGAGTTCTAGAAGGATGTAATGTCTACGTAGGAGGAGGTATGGGTAGAACACACAACTTAGATACGACATTCGCGAGGGTCGCAGATCCCATTGGTTTTGTAGAAGGTAAATACATATTAGAGCTTGTTCAATCTATTCTCGCTCTTCAAAGAGATTATGGAGATAGAAAAACGAGAAGACACTCAAGACTTAAATATGTTTTGCATGACATGGGTGTGGATTGGTTTAAGAAGCAGTTAACAACTAAATATTTTACAAAACGAATTGACACTCTTAAGCACGAAGGGGATACAATACTTGAAGATTATTTAGGCTGGCATCGACAATCTGACAAATTATGGTTTGTTGGGCTACCAGTATTATCAGGCAGGCTTACAGGGAAGGTAAAGAAAGGACTTAGAAATATAGTTGAAAAATATGCCTTGGATGTACGCTTAACTCCTAACCAAGATCTTTTATTGTGCAACATCGGAAATTATCAAAAAGCCAGTGTAAAGAATGCACTAATTAAAATAGGTTTTAATGAACCAGGAAGTCCTGATCCATTGGCCAGACATGCCATGGCATGTCCAGCTCTTCCTTTATGTGGACTTGCCATGACAGAAGCAGAGAGATTCTTACCAGAGCTTTTAGAACGGATTAACAATCAATTAAAAATCCTAGAGATAAATAAATCAATCTTAATAAGAGTTACAGGTTGTCCCAATGGATGTGCCCGCCCATATATGGCAGAATTAGCTCTTGTTGGTAGTGGTTTAAATCAATACCAACTATGGCTTGGTGGTAGCACTGATTTACAAAGGTTGGCAACGCCATATTTACAAAAGATGTCTATTAATGAATTAGAGAAAACATTAGAACCATTATTTCTTAGCTGGAAAAATACTGGGGGTTCATCAAGCCTTGGAGATCATGTAACTAAACTTGGATCTAAAAGTGTAATGTCCTTACTTACCTCAAGTGCTGCTCCATAA